In Actinoplanes octamycinicus, the genomic window CGACCCGGCGATCCTGCCAGCCCCGCTCCGCCATCGCGCCATCGTCGCCCGGCGACCACCGGACCGGCGTCATCCGTTGAGGATGATCGAGCTGGTCAGGGCACGAGCACGAGCCGCTCGCCGGTCTCGGCGGTCCATGCCCGGGCCACCTCGGCGAGCGGCACCGGCCGCGCCCGCACGTCGATCCGCCCGTCACCGACCGCCGCCGCGATCTCCGGCAGCTCCGCGATGAAGTCCCGGGGCGACACCGAACCGATCCCGCTGCCGACGATCTGCAGCCGGGCCGCCCGCAGCGCGGCCGACGGTATCGGCGCGGTCTGCCCGGCCATCGACCCGATCTGCATCCAGGTCAGCGGCGCCGACCGGTCCGCACGGGCGGTCAGCATCGGGATCATCGCGGCCGCGGCCGGCTCGCCCCACACGTAGTCGAGGACCACGTCGACGTCCGCCGCCCGCTCGATCCGGTCGAAGGAGCAGGTCTCGTCCGCGCCGAGGGCGGCCAGCCCGGCCAGCCGCTGCGCGTCCCGTCCGGCGGCGATCACCTGCCCGGCGCCGAACAGCTTCGCCACCTGGATCGCCATCCGCCCGGCGTTCCCGGTGGCCCCGATGATCAGCACCCGCTGGCCCGGCGTGAACCCGATCCGGCGGCGCAGCGCCACCCACGACGACATGGCCGGGTTCATCGCCGCCGCGATCCGCACCGGGTCCACGCCGTCCGGCAGCACCACGCTGCGCCGGACGTCGATCACCGTCCGCTCCGCGAACGTCCCGGCTCTCGTGTCGTCCAGGACGGCATAGCGCAGCCGGCCGGTCGGATCCCGGACGACACCGTCGGCGCCGGGCACCAGCGGGAACGCACCGGCGCTGCTGTAGTGCGAGCCGGTCGCCTTCGACCGGGTCAGGTGGTGCAGGCCGGCGGCGAGCACCTCGACCACCATCTCGTTCTCCTCGGCGGCCACC contains:
- a CDS encoding quinone oxidoreductase family protein, producing MHAAVLSASDTPPAYREHPEPVAAEENEMVVEVLAAGLHHLTRSKATGSHYSSAGAFPLVPGADGVVRDPTGRLRYAVLDDTRAGTFAERTVIDVRRSVVLPDGVDPVRIAAAMNPAMSSWVALRRRIGFTPGQRVLIIGATGNAGRMAIQVAKLFGAGQVIAAGRDAQRLAGLAALGADETCSFDRIERAADVDVVLDYVWGEPAAAAMIPMLTARADRSAPLTWMQIGSMAGQTAPIPSAALRAARLQIVGSGIGSVSPRDFIAELPEIAAAVGDGRIDVRARPVPLAEVARAWTAETGERLVLVP